One region of bacterium genomic DNA includes:
- a CDS encoding ABC transporter permease codes for MSERLKAVLLQEVFITRRSLEIIVDLFYTSLITVVVFGFVSGFLTGVLNPNTGSYLILGMLLWDVIRVNQYSVTVGGLWNIWSHNLSNMFVAPLSLAEYVVAQILSGLLKTLVIFAMISAIAAAAFHFEIWRVGAVNLALFFVNLTVFAWAVGLVLLGIVFMIGTRIQALAWGAVFLFQPLTAAFFPLRVLPPAARAVAYGIPPTWVFEAARRALADPSVDWRSTAIALAENMLYLGVGILAFRAMWARSRETGQFARSEG; via the coding sequence ATGTCTGAGCGGTTGAAGGCGGTCCTGCTCCAGGAAGTGTTCATTACGCGGCGATCGCTCGAGATCATCGTGGATCTGTTCTACACGTCCCTGATCACGGTTGTCGTCTTCGGGTTCGTCTCGGGGTTTCTGACCGGCGTGCTCAATCCCAACACGGGATCGTACCTGATCCTCGGGATGCTGCTGTGGGACGTCATCCGCGTAAACCAGTACTCCGTCACGGTCGGCGGCCTCTGGAACATCTGGTCGCACAACCTGAGCAACATGTTCGTGGCACCGCTGTCGCTCGCGGAGTACGTCGTCGCCCAAATCCTGTCGGGACTCCTCAAGACGCTCGTGATCTTCGCGATGATCTCGGCGATCGCCGCGGCCGCCTTCCATTTCGAGATCTGGCGGGTCGGCGCCGTCAACCTGGCGCTCTTCTTCGTCAACCTGACGGTGTTCGCGTGGGCGGTCGGCCTGGTGCTGCTCGGCATCGTGTTCATGATCGGCACGCGGATCCAGGCGCTCGCGTGGGGCGCCGTGTTTCTGTTCCAGCCGCTGACCGCGGCGTTCTTCCCGCTGCGCGTGCTGCCGCCGGCTGCGCGCGCCGTGGCGTACGGGATTCCGCCCACCTGGGTCTTCGAGGCGGCGCGCCGCGCGCTCGCCGACCCGTCGGTCGACTGGCGCTCCACGGCCATCGCGCTCGCCGAAAATATGCTGTATCTTGGGGTTGGCATCCTGGCGTTCCGCGCGATGTGGGCGCGGTCGCGCGAAACCGGGCAATTTGCCCGCAGCGAGGGATAG